A window from Actinomycetospora corticicola encodes these proteins:
- a CDS encoding aminotransferase, producing MRLSSRVAAGVDSPMAAAYDGVGRAGGHRPLLDLARAAPAYPPAPEVVEHVAAVAEDARYAAQAGLPHLREAFAADLRADHGGDVTADDLVVTAGCNQAFCLVADALCEPGDEVLVARPTYFNHAMWLRMRGIEPVTVEPDASLTPHAADAEALVSPRTRAIVLVTPGNPSGVDIPPGELAAFADLARRRDLALVLDETYRAFRSVGPHTLYSAADWRDTVVTLHSFSKDLALAGYRVGALVGGESLRRQALKLLDCVAIGAPRVGQEAAWAGLTRAQGWRTERAAEVAGRRDAFAAAMRERPGGFEVVALGGFFAWVRHPRAVSRTPDVVQALLRDQDVLVMAGSDFQAVDDGTMRFSVGNLTDVDDLATRLTEFGA from the coding sequence GTGCGCCTCTCCTCCCGCGTCGCCGCCGGCGTCGACTCGCCGATGGCCGCCGCCTACGACGGCGTGGGCCGGGCGGGCGGCCACCGACCCCTGCTCGACCTCGCCCGCGCCGCACCCGCCTACCCGCCCGCCCCGGAGGTCGTCGAGCACGTCGCGGCCGTCGCCGAGGACGCGCGCTACGCCGCGCAGGCCGGACTGCCCCACCTGCGGGAGGCCTTCGCCGCGGATCTGCGCGCCGACCACGGCGGGGACGTGACCGCCGACGACCTGGTGGTCACGGCCGGCTGCAACCAGGCCTTCTGCCTGGTCGCCGACGCCCTCTGCGAGCCCGGCGACGAGGTGCTCGTGGCCCGCCCGACCTACTTCAACCACGCCATGTGGCTGCGCATGCGGGGCATCGAGCCGGTGACCGTGGAGCCCGACGCCTCCTTGACCCCGCACGCCGCCGACGCCGAGGCGCTCGTCTCGCCGCGCACCCGGGCGATCGTGCTCGTGACGCCGGGCAACCCGAGCGGCGTCGACATCCCACCCGGGGAGCTCGCGGCCTTCGCCGACCTCGCCCGTCGTCGGGACCTCGCCCTGGTCCTCGACGAGACCTACCGCGCCTTCCGCTCGGTCGGCCCGCACACGCTGTACTCCGCGGCCGACTGGCGCGACACCGTGGTCACGCTGCACAGCTTCTCCAAGGACCTCGCGTTGGCCGGGTACCGCGTCGGCGCGCTCGTCGGGGGCGAATCGCTGCGTCGGCAGGCCCTCAAGCTGCTCGACTGCGTCGCCATCGGGGCGCCCCGCGTCGGGCAGGAGGCGGCGTGGGCCGGTCTGACCCGCGCGCAGGGCTGGCGGACCGAGCGGGCGGCCGAGGTGGCGGGGCGGCGGGACGCGTTCGCCGCGGCCATGCGCGAGCGGCCGGGTGGGTTCGAGGTCGTCGCGCTCGGCGGGTTCTTCGCCTGGGTCCGGCACCCGCGCGCGGTGTCGCGCACACCCGACGTCGTGCAGGCCCTCCTCCGCGACCAGGACGTGCTGGTGATGGCGGGCAGCGACTTCCAGGCGGTCGACGACGGGACGATGCGGTTCAGCGTCGGCAACCTCACCGACGTCGACGACCTGGCGACCCGGCTGACGGAGTTCGGCGCGTGA
- a CDS encoding flavin-containing monooxygenase, whose protein sequence is MPGARPWGTLEDMGDGDGGHTDVIVIGAGFSGLYALHRLRSRGFSVQVLEQADGVGGTWYWNRYPGARCDSESYYYCYSFDPELEQEWRWTERYPGQEEIRGYLEHVADRYDLRRDIAFGVRVSEAAWDGAGWTVTSEDGTSRRCRWLVTAVGCLSAANVPDIPGLADFAGEWHHTGRWPHEGVDVSGRRVGVVGTGSTGIQAIPVLAEAAGHLTVFQRTANYSIPARNAPLSEEEMTATKSDYAAIRRVQQGSTNGHPFVLSDVDILDLPADQRRALYDAAWERGGLRFRAAVKDVLSDPDVNADTSEFLREKIRETVHDPATAETLTPRDHPFATKRPPIDTHYFETYNRENVSLVDVKADPIAAITPDGVRLESGAEHPLDVLVFATGFDALTGPLLSFDIRGRDGVSLREAWREGPRTHLGLGVAGFPDLFTVTGPGSPSVLTNMPTAIEQHVDWIADLLERLRATGEHAEPTPEAEATWASEVARAADATLLPQAASSWYLGANVPGKARVFLPYAGGYARYRATCDDEAAAGYPGFGLAENRTNLANRHAV, encoded by the coding sequence ATGCCGGGAGCGCGCCCGTGGGGCACCCTCGAGGACATGGGCGACGGTGATGGCGGGCACACCGATGTGATCGTGATCGGCGCCGGGTTCTCCGGCCTCTACGCCCTGCACCGGCTGCGCTCGCGCGGGTTCTCGGTGCAGGTGCTCGAGCAGGCCGACGGGGTCGGCGGCACCTGGTACTGGAACCGGTACCCGGGCGCCCGCTGCGACTCCGAGAGCTACTACTACTGCTACTCGTTCGACCCGGAGCTCGAGCAGGAGTGGCGCTGGACGGAGCGCTACCCGGGGCAGGAGGAGATCCGCGGCTATCTCGAGCACGTCGCCGACCGCTACGACCTGCGCCGCGACATCGCCTTCGGGGTCCGGGTGTCCGAGGCCGCGTGGGACGGCGCGGGCTGGACCGTGACGAGCGAGGACGGGACGTCCCGACGATGCCGCTGGCTGGTCACGGCGGTCGGCTGCCTGTCCGCCGCGAACGTGCCGGACATCCCGGGGCTCGCGGACTTCGCGGGGGAGTGGCACCACACCGGACGCTGGCCGCACGAGGGCGTGGACGTGTCCGGACGACGGGTCGGGGTGGTCGGGACCGGGTCCACCGGCATCCAGGCGATCCCGGTGCTCGCCGAGGCGGCGGGGCACCTGACGGTGTTCCAGCGGACGGCGAACTACTCGATCCCCGCTCGGAACGCGCCGCTCTCCGAGGAGGAGATGACGGCGACGAAGTCCGACTATGCGGCCATCCGGCGGGTGCAGCAGGGCTCGACCAACGGCCACCCCTTCGTCCTGTCCGACGTCGACATCCTGGACCTGCCCGCCGACCAGCGTCGAGCGCTCTACGACGCCGCCTGGGAACGGGGCGGGCTCCGGTTCCGGGCGGCGGTCAAGGACGTGCTGAGCGACCCCGATGTCAACGCCGACACCAGCGAGTTCCTCCGCGAGAAGATCCGCGAGACGGTGCACGACCCGGCGACCGCCGAGACGCTGACCCCGCGGGACCACCCCTTCGCCACCAAGCGCCCGCCGATCGACACCCACTACTTCGAGACCTACAACCGGGAGAACGTGTCCCTGGTCGACGTGAAGGCGGACCCGATCGCGGCGATCACGCCGGACGGGGTGCGGCTGGAGTCCGGCGCCGAGCACCCCCTCGACGTCCTCGTCTTCGCGACCGGCTTCGACGCCCTCACCGGCCCGCTCCTCTCCTTCGACATCCGAGGACGCGACGGGGTGTCGCTGCGCGAGGCGTGGCGGGAGGGTCCACGCACCCACCTCGGCCTCGGCGTCGCCGGCTTCCCCGACCTGTTCACCGTCACCGGACCCGGCAGCCCGTCGGTGCTCACGAACATGCCGACCGCGATCGAGCAGCACGTGGACTGGATCGCCGATCTCCTGGAGCGGCTGCGCGCGACCGGCGAGCACGCCGAGCCGACGCCCGAGGCGGAGGCGACGTGGGCGTCCGAGGTGGCCCGGGCGGCGGACGCCACGCTGCTGCCGCAGGCGGCCAGCTCCTGGTACCTGGGCGCGAACGTGCCCGGGAAGGCGCGGGTGTTCCTGCCCTACGCCGGTGGTTACGCCCGGTACCGCGCCACCTGCGACGACGAGGCCGCGGCGGGCTACCCGGGCTTCGGTCTGGCGGAGAACCGGACGAACCTCGCGAATCGTCACGCTGTGTAA
- a CDS encoding acyltransferase: MSWTEKVVGEFRVSPWRTLALGHPGRITASRHFRVCHRDHIRLATPSARLRLGTHAFGFARGDEGGLLRLDGDLELRGNVQVGVGAAWTVGEGATLSIGDRTYFSPSTRIVAMNGITIGDDCAISWDVQLLDEDFHEVIIDGDVRPTGAPITIGDHVWIGSRATVLKGSVIPDDTSVASGAVVAGVFTEPGTVLAGCPAKVVRRNVVWT, translated from the coding sequence ATGAGCTGGACCGAGAAGGTCGTCGGGGAGTTCCGGGTCTCGCCGTGGCGGACGCTCGCGCTGGGCCATCCGGGTCGCATCACGGCGTCCCGGCACTTCCGGGTCTGCCACCGCGACCACATCCGTCTCGCGACCCCGAGCGCCCGGCTCCGCCTGGGCACCCACGCCTTCGGCTTCGCGCGCGGCGACGAGGGCGGCCTCCTCCGGCTCGACGGCGACCTCGAACTGCGCGGCAACGTGCAGGTCGGGGTGGGCGCCGCCTGGACGGTGGGGGAGGGAGCGACGCTGTCGATCGGCGACCGCACCTACTTCTCCCCGAGCACCCGCATCGTCGCCATGAACGGCATCACGATCGGCGACGACTGCGCGATCTCCTGGGACGTCCAACTGCTCGACGAGGACTTCCACGAGGTGATCATCGACGGGGACGTGCGCCCGACCGGGGCGCCGATCACGATCGGCGACCACGTGTGGATCGGATCCCGCGCGACGGTGCTCAAGGGCTCGGTGATCCCGGACGACACCTCGGTCGCCTCCGGAGCCGTCGTCGCGGGGGTGTTCACCGAGCCCGGCACGGTGCTCGCCGGGTGCCCGGCGAAGGTCGTCCGCCGCAACGTCGTGTGGACGTGA
- a CDS encoding DUF3159 domain-containing protein, with product MPNDLTPTASPTPIAALDPTAAVPLERGSDEPVATTETTAGATTLASAMRDALARSGGVVGILLAAAPAAAFVVADALGGLGWAFVALAVAAPVTFGVQLARREPQRGALVGLAVAGVCAGLAAFSGEARAFFLIPTLLPAVLGVLFLGSALLRRPVTGSLFNRLVGGPADWRSHARLLRVYTVTTLAGAVLHALNLAGRGVAYVADQPAVLAVLGVAAVPAFAALAAVTVVAARRAVSRTA from the coding sequence GTGCCGAACGACCTCACCCCCACCGCGTCGCCCACGCCGATCGCAGCGCTCGACCCGACGGCCGCCGTCCCCCTCGAGCGCGGGTCCGACGAGCCGGTCGCCACGACGGAGACGACGGCGGGGGCGACGACGCTCGCCTCGGCGATGCGGGACGCCCTGGCGCGCTCGGGTGGCGTCGTGGGCATCCTCCTCGCCGCGGCCCCCGCTGCCGCGTTCGTCGTCGCCGATGCCCTCGGCGGTCTCGGGTGGGCGTTCGTCGCCCTGGCCGTTGCAGCACCGGTCACGTTCGGCGTGCAGCTCGCCCGCCGAGAACCGCAGCGCGGCGCGCTGGTCGGCCTGGCGGTCGCCGGGGTGTGCGCCGGCCTCGCGGCGTTCTCCGGGGAGGCCCGCGCGTTCTTCCTGATCCCGACCCTCCTCCCGGCCGTGCTCGGGGTGCTGTTCCTCGGGTCCGCCCTCCTGCGCCGCCCGGTGACCGGCTCGCTGTTCAACCGCCTCGTCGGCGGCCCCGCCGACTGGCGCAGCCACGCACGCCTCCTCCGCGTCTACACGGTGACGACCCTCGCCGGGGCCGTCCTGCACGCGCTGAACCTCGCGGGCCGGGGCGTGGCCTACGTCGCCGACCAGCCCGCCGTGCTCGCCGTGCTCGGGGTCGCCGCCGTCCCCGCGTTCGCCGCCCTCGCGGCGGTCACCGTCGTCGCCGCCCGTCGTGCTGTCTCCCGCACCGCCTGA
- a CDS encoding LLM class flavin-dependent oxidoreductase: MQVSCAFPTALSTPDDIAVAEELGYERAWIYDTPQQSPDVWMTLALAAQRTERIGLGPGVLVPSLRHPMVNAAGTATLAALAPGRVAVAFGTGFTGRRAMGHGAITWSFMDAYIRAYRALLAGEVIEWEGARMRMLHPDGHAPARPVEVPVLVGALGPKGNKVANELGDGLFVTLQQPDFMTEYSWVPYLAWGTVLDDDEPQDSDHARVAAGPGWALAYHGAYEFAGADAVRELPGGAAWMDVVERTSPDERHLAVHAGHCVELNEADRAAWDAGGHVMVRDATLSGTRDEVRRRLAELGARGVTEIVYQPCGPDTRSELARFHEAAAGVES, from the coding sequence GTGCAGGTGTCCTGTGCCTTCCCGACCGCCCTGAGCACGCCCGACGACATCGCGGTGGCCGAGGAGCTCGGCTACGAGCGTGCCTGGATCTACGACACACCCCAGCAGAGCCCCGACGTCTGGATGACCCTGGCGCTGGCCGCGCAGCGGACGGAGCGGATCGGCCTCGGCCCCGGCGTGCTGGTGCCGAGCCTGCGCCACCCGATGGTCAACGCCGCGGGCACCGCGACCCTCGCCGCGCTGGCCCCGGGCCGGGTCGCGGTCGCCTTCGGGACCGGGTTCACCGGCCGACGCGCCATGGGACACGGGGCGATCACCTGGTCGTTCATGGACGCCTACATCCGGGCCTACCGCGCGCTCCTGGCGGGCGAGGTGATCGAGTGGGAGGGGGCCCGCATGCGGATGCTCCACCCCGACGGCCACGCGCCGGCCCGGCCGGTCGAGGTCCCGGTCCTCGTCGGCGCCCTCGGGCCGAAGGGCAACAAGGTCGCCAACGAGCTCGGCGACGGCCTGTTCGTGACGCTGCAGCAGCCCGACTTCATGACCGAGTACTCCTGGGTGCCCTACCTGGCCTGGGGCACGGTGCTCGACGACGACGAGCCGCAGGACTCCGACCACGCGCGGGTGGCGGCCGGACCGGGGTGGGCGCTCGCCTACCACGGCGCCTACGAGTTCGCGGGCGCCGACGCGGTGCGCGAGCTCCCGGGCGGGGCGGCGTGGATGGACGTCGTGGAGCGGACGTCGCCCGACGAGCGGCACCTCGCGGTGCACGCCGGGCACTGCGTGGAGCTCAACGAGGCCGACCGGGCCGCGTGGGACGCGGGCGGCCACGTGATGGTGCGCGACGCGACGCTCAGCGGCACCCGCGACGAGGTCCGACGGCGCCTCGCCGAGCTGGGCGCCCGCGGCGTCACCGAGATCGTCTACCAGCCGTGCGGTCCCGACACCCGCTCGGAGCTGGCGCGGTTCCACGAGGCGGCGGCCGGCGTGGAGTCGTAG
- a CDS encoding alpha/beta hydrolase, with protein sequence MRVTTDDGVGLAVYDTGGDAAQRTPVLFLHEFGGDHRSWSPQFGLLAERYRCITYDARGYPHSDVPTDPAAYSQDRAVADAVAVLDALGIEQALVVGNSMGGFATLHLGLTRPDRCAGLVVAGCGYGAAPERAAAFRADALALADAYERDGSATVAADYGNRPARLPLRERDQHAHDEHLRILAEHDPVGAALTMRGVQASRPSLYDLTDRLVSMTVPTLLVVGDRDDEAIDATLMLRRTLPVADLAVLPRAGHLTNLEYPEIFTRLVEQHARRAAS encoded by the coding sequence GTGCGCGTGACGACCGACGACGGGGTCGGCCTGGCCGTGTACGACACGGGAGGAGACGCCGCGCAGCGGACGCCGGTCCTGTTCCTCCACGAGTTCGGGGGCGACCACCGCTCGTGGTCGCCGCAGTTCGGTCTCCTGGCCGAGCGGTACCGCTGCATCACCTACGACGCGCGGGGCTACCCGCACTCCGACGTCCCGACCGACCCGGCCGCCTACTCGCAGGACCGGGCGGTGGCCGACGCGGTCGCGGTACTCGACGCGCTGGGGATCGAGCAGGCGCTCGTCGTCGGGAACTCGATGGGCGGGTTCGCGACCCTGCACCTCGGGCTGACCCGCCCCGACCGCTGCGCCGGGCTCGTCGTCGCGGGCTGCGGCTACGGGGCGGCGCCGGAGCGCGCCGCGGCCTTCCGGGCGGACGCCCTCGCGCTCGCCGACGCCTACGAGCGGGACGGGTCGGCCACCGTGGCCGCGGACTACGGCAACCGGCCGGCGCGGCTGCCGTTGCGCGAGCGGGATCAGCACGCCCACGACGAGCACCTGCGCATCCTCGCCGAGCACGACCCGGTCGGCGCGGCGCTCACCATGCGCGGCGTCCAGGCGTCCCGGCCGTCGCTCTACGACCTCACCGACCGGCTGGTGTCGATGACCGTGCCGACCCTGCTGGTCGTCGGGGACCGCGACGACGAGGCCATCGACGCGACGCTGATGCTGCGCCGCACGCTCCCGGTGGCCGACCTCGCGGTGCTCCCCCGCGCGGGGCACCTGACCAACCTCGAGTACCCCGAGATCTTCACCCGCCTCGTCGAGCAGCACGCCCGTCGCGCGGCGTCCTGA